A section of the Candidatus Woesearchaeota archaeon genome encodes:
- a CDS encoding diphthamide synthesis protein, protein MNLGLNIGKVIEHINSRKVNSVLIQLPDGLKPKAKEIVDRLESETKAKIYTYLGTCYGACDIPTDVQVDLIVQWGHSSWIYQ, encoded by the coding sequence ATGAATCTTGGGCTTAATATCGGGAAAGTAATCGAACATATTAATAGTAGGAAAGTTAATTCTGTCCTCATTCAATTGCCTGATGGTTTAAAACCCAAAGCTAAAGAAATAGTTGATAGGTTAGAATCAGAAACTAAAGCTAAAATTTATACTTATTTAGGCACATGTTATGGAGCTTGTGATATCCCAACTGATGTGCAAGTTGATTTAATTGTCCAATGGGGACATTCTTCATGGATTTATCAATAA